The Motacilla alba alba isolate MOTALB_02 chromosome 14, Motacilla_alba_V1.0_pri, whole genome shotgun sequence genome includes a region encoding these proteins:
- the IGFALS gene encoding insulin-like growth factor-binding protein complex acid labile subunit isoform X1, whose amino-acid sequence MSAGKAGIPLLLPLALLLAAASQPPGGDPPKEPGDGDGPRCPSPCACSLDDYSEELNVFCSGRNLSRLPEDVPPNAKALWLDGNNFTLLPAAAFRNLSALDFLDLQSSQLGSVEQHAFHGLRSLYHLHLERNRLRHLAPHTFLHTQNLVSLSLNNNHFSKVEEGLFAGLSNLWYLNLGWNSLVVLPDKVFHDLPNLRELILAGNKLPYLQHQLFCSLTELKELDLSGNALKGIKINIFVKLQKLQKLYLNHNQINAIAPRAFMGMKSLRWLDLSHNRLVSLYEDTFLGLLSLHVLRLSTNSITSLRPRTFKDLQFLEELQLGHNRIRGLAERTFEGLGQLEVLSLNNNQLQDIRAGAFLGLHNVAVMHLSANCIKVLPDFVFKGVTKLHSLHLEHSCVGRIRANTFCGLSSLRRLFLQHNSISLIEDQSFSELHELLELDLKHNRLSHLSPQLFTGLSNLEYLFLSSNQLLEISQDTFSPLQRLFWLDLSHNQLETLDNSVISPLANLRYLSLRNNSLETFSVAFLCPPFALEQLWLGGNNWHCNCSLKGLRDFSLQHPAVVPRFVQSVAEGDDSHVPIYTYNNLTCLHPPGLAGLDLRDTAEESFAHC is encoded by the exons ATGAGCGCAGGCAAAG CAGGCatccccctcctgctccccctggccctgctgctggctgccgcCTCGCAGCCCCCCGGGGGGGACCCCCCGAAGGAGCCGGGGGACGGGGACGGCCcgcgctgccccagcccctgcgCCTGCAGCCTGGACGATTACAGCGAGGAGCTGAACGTCTTCTGCAGCGGCCGCAACCTGAGCCGCCTGCCCGAGGACGTGCCCCCCAACGCCAAAGCGCTGTGGCTGGACGGCAACAACTTCACGCTGCTGCCGGCCGCCGCCTTCAGGAATTTGTCAGCCCTGGACTTCCTggacctgcagagcagccagctgggctcCGTGGAGCAGCACGCCTTCCACGGGCTGCGCAGCCTCTACCACCTGCACCTGGAGCGCAACCGCCTCAGGCACCTGGCCCCGCACACCTTCCTGCACACCCAGAACCTCGTGTCCCTCAGCCTCAACAACAACCACTTCAGCAAGGTGGAGGAAGGGCTGTTCGCCGGGCTCTCCAACCTCTGGTACCTGAACCTGGGCTGGAACTCGCTGGTGGTGCTGCCCGACAAGGTGTTCCACGACCTGCCCAACCTGAGGGAGCTGATCCTGGCTGGCAACAAGCTGCCCtacctccagcaccagctcttctgcagcctcaccgagctgaaggagctggacCTGAGCGGGAATGCACTCAAGGGCATTAAGATCAACATCTTTGTcaagctgcagaagctgcagaagctgTACCTGAACCACAACCAGATCAATGCCATCGCCCCCCGCGCCTTCATGGGCATGAAGTCCCTGCGGTGGCTGGACCTGTCCCACAACCGCCTGGTCTCGCTCTACGAGGACACCTTCCTGGGCCTCCTGAGCCTGCACGTCCTGCGCCTGTCCACCAACTCCATCACCAGCCTGAGGCCCAGGACCTTCAAGGACCTCCAgttcctggaggagctgcagctggggcacaaCCGGATCCGGGGCCTGGCGGAAAGGACCTTCGAGGGGCTGGGCcagctggaggtgctgagcCTCAACAACAACCAGCTGCAGGACATCAGGGCCGGGGCCTTCCTGGGGCTGCACAACGTGGCCGTGATGCACTTGTCTGCCAACTGCATCAAGGTCCTGCCCGACTTTGTCTTCAAGGGGGTCACCAAGCTGCACAGCCTCcacctggagcacagctgcGTGGGCAGGATCCGGGCCAACACCTTCTGCGGGCTCTCCAGCCTGCGGCGgctcttcctgcagcacaaCAGCATCTCCCTCATAGAGGACCAGAGCTTCAGCGAACTGCACGAGCTCCTGGAGCTCGACCTGAAGCACAACAGGCTGAGCCACCTCTCGCCCCAGCTCTTCACGGGGCTGAGCAACCTGGAGtacctcttcctctcctccaacCAGCTCCTGGAGATCTCCCAGGACACCTTCAGCCCGCTCCAGAGACTCTTCTGGCTCGACCTCTCCCACAACCAGCTGGAGACACTGGACAACAGCGTCATCTCCCCCCTGGCCAACCTGCGGTACCTCAGCCTGAGGAACAACTCCCTGGAGACCTTCTCGGTGGCATTCCTGTGCCCCCCCtttgccctggagcagctgtggctgggggGCAACAACTGGCATTGCAACTGCTCCCTGAAGGGCCTGCGGGacttctccctgcagcacccgGCCGTGGTGCCGCGCTTCGTGCAGTCGGTGGCCGAGGGGGACGACAGCCACGTCCCCATCTACACCTACAACAACCTCACCTGCCTGCACCCCCCGGGGCTGGCGGGGCTGGACCTGCGCGACACTGCCGAGGAGAGCTTTGctcactgctga
- the IGFALS gene encoding insulin-like growth factor-binding protein complex acid labile subunit isoform X2 — translation MSAGKGIPLLLPLALLLAAASQPPGGDPPKEPGDGDGPRCPSPCACSLDDYSEELNVFCSGRNLSRLPEDVPPNAKALWLDGNNFTLLPAAAFRNLSALDFLDLQSSQLGSVEQHAFHGLRSLYHLHLERNRLRHLAPHTFLHTQNLVSLSLNNNHFSKVEEGLFAGLSNLWYLNLGWNSLVVLPDKVFHDLPNLRELILAGNKLPYLQHQLFCSLTELKELDLSGNALKGIKINIFVKLQKLQKLYLNHNQINAIAPRAFMGMKSLRWLDLSHNRLVSLYEDTFLGLLSLHVLRLSTNSITSLRPRTFKDLQFLEELQLGHNRIRGLAERTFEGLGQLEVLSLNNNQLQDIRAGAFLGLHNVAVMHLSANCIKVLPDFVFKGVTKLHSLHLEHSCVGRIRANTFCGLSSLRRLFLQHNSISLIEDQSFSELHELLELDLKHNRLSHLSPQLFTGLSNLEYLFLSSNQLLEISQDTFSPLQRLFWLDLSHNQLETLDNSVISPLANLRYLSLRNNSLETFSVAFLCPPFALEQLWLGGNNWHCNCSLKGLRDFSLQHPAVVPRFVQSVAEGDDSHVPIYTYNNLTCLHPPGLAGLDLRDTAEESFAHC, via the exons ATGAGCGCAGGCAAAG GCatccccctcctgctccccctggccctgctgctggctgccgcCTCGCAGCCCCCCGGGGGGGACCCCCCGAAGGAGCCGGGGGACGGGGACGGCCcgcgctgccccagcccctgcgCCTGCAGCCTGGACGATTACAGCGAGGAGCTGAACGTCTTCTGCAGCGGCCGCAACCTGAGCCGCCTGCCCGAGGACGTGCCCCCCAACGCCAAAGCGCTGTGGCTGGACGGCAACAACTTCACGCTGCTGCCGGCCGCCGCCTTCAGGAATTTGTCAGCCCTGGACTTCCTggacctgcagagcagccagctgggctcCGTGGAGCAGCACGCCTTCCACGGGCTGCGCAGCCTCTACCACCTGCACCTGGAGCGCAACCGCCTCAGGCACCTGGCCCCGCACACCTTCCTGCACACCCAGAACCTCGTGTCCCTCAGCCTCAACAACAACCACTTCAGCAAGGTGGAGGAAGGGCTGTTCGCCGGGCTCTCCAACCTCTGGTACCTGAACCTGGGCTGGAACTCGCTGGTGGTGCTGCCCGACAAGGTGTTCCACGACCTGCCCAACCTGAGGGAGCTGATCCTGGCTGGCAACAAGCTGCCCtacctccagcaccagctcttctgcagcctcaccgagctgaaggagctggacCTGAGCGGGAATGCACTCAAGGGCATTAAGATCAACATCTTTGTcaagctgcagaagctgcagaagctgTACCTGAACCACAACCAGATCAATGCCATCGCCCCCCGCGCCTTCATGGGCATGAAGTCCCTGCGGTGGCTGGACCTGTCCCACAACCGCCTGGTCTCGCTCTACGAGGACACCTTCCTGGGCCTCCTGAGCCTGCACGTCCTGCGCCTGTCCACCAACTCCATCACCAGCCTGAGGCCCAGGACCTTCAAGGACCTCCAgttcctggaggagctgcagctggggcacaaCCGGATCCGGGGCCTGGCGGAAAGGACCTTCGAGGGGCTGGGCcagctggaggtgctgagcCTCAACAACAACCAGCTGCAGGACATCAGGGCCGGGGCCTTCCTGGGGCTGCACAACGTGGCCGTGATGCACTTGTCTGCCAACTGCATCAAGGTCCTGCCCGACTTTGTCTTCAAGGGGGTCACCAAGCTGCACAGCCTCcacctggagcacagctgcGTGGGCAGGATCCGGGCCAACACCTTCTGCGGGCTCTCCAGCCTGCGGCGgctcttcctgcagcacaaCAGCATCTCCCTCATAGAGGACCAGAGCTTCAGCGAACTGCACGAGCTCCTGGAGCTCGACCTGAAGCACAACAGGCTGAGCCACCTCTCGCCCCAGCTCTTCACGGGGCTGAGCAACCTGGAGtacctcttcctctcctccaacCAGCTCCTGGAGATCTCCCAGGACACCTTCAGCCCGCTCCAGAGACTCTTCTGGCTCGACCTCTCCCACAACCAGCTGGAGACACTGGACAACAGCGTCATCTCCCCCCTGGCCAACCTGCGGTACCTCAGCCTGAGGAACAACTCCCTGGAGACCTTCTCGGTGGCATTCCTGTGCCCCCCCtttgccctggagcagctgtggctgggggGCAACAACTGGCATTGCAACTGCTCCCTGAAGGGCCTGCGGGacttctccctgcagcacccgGCCGTGGTGCCGCGCTTCGTGCAGTCGGTGGCCGAGGGGGACGACAGCCACGTCCCCATCTACACCTACAACAACCTCACCTGCCTGCACCCCCCGGGGCTGGCGGGGCTGGACCTGCGCGACACTGCCGAGGAGAGCTTTGctcactgctga
- the NUBP2 gene encoding cytosolic Fe-S cluster assembly factor NUBP2 has product LPREWAWPQGCQSSRRAWTALPGVPRVGLLGCLCRAGSCPGWSLGSLPTEGIPWVCGTLAERANLAGVRHILLVLSGKGGVGKSTLSTELALALRHAGKRVGILDVDLCGPSIPRMLRVQDSAVHQCDSGWVPVFVGQDKAIALMSIGFLLERPDDAVVWRGPKKNALIKQFVTDVAWGELDFLIVDTPPGTSDEHISTVEALRPYQLLGAVLVTTPQAVAVGDVRRELTFCRKAGLHILGIVENMSGFVCPHCSECTNIFSKGGGEELAKHAGVPFLGCVPLDPQLSQSLEEGRDFIQEFPKSSAFPALTHIAQQILDTSQRSS; this is encoded by the exons ttggacagcgctgccaggggtgcccagggtggggttgttggggtgtctgtgcagggctgggagctgccctggatGGTCCCTAGGGTCCCTTCCCACTGAGGGTATTCCATGGGTCTGTGGTACACTTGCAGAGAGAGCCAACCTGGCCGGGGTGCGGCACATCCTGCTGGTGCTGTCGGGGAAGGGCGGCGTTGGGAAGAGCACCCTCTCCACCGAGCTGGCCCTGGCGCTGCGGCACGCTGGGAAGAGG gtggGGATCCTGGACGTGGACCTGTGTGGCCCCAGCATCCCGCGCATGCTGAGGGTGCAGGACAGCGCTGTGCACCAGTGTGACAGCGGCTGGGTCCCCGTCTTCGTGGGCCAGGACAAGGCCATCGCCCTCATGTCCATCGGCTTCCTGCTGGAGCGGCCGGACGACGCCGTGGTGTGGAGGGGACCCAAGAAAAACG CTTTGATCAAACAGTTTGTCACTGACGTGGCCTGGGGGGAGCTGGACTTCCTCATCGTGGACACGCCGCCGGGCACGTCGGACGAGCACATCTCCACCGTGGAGGCCTTGAGGCCCTACCAGCTGCTCGGGGCAGTCCTGGTCACAACACCTCAG gctgtggctgtgggggaTGTGAGGCGGGAGCTGACGttctgcaggaaggcaggacTGCACATCCTCGGCATCGTGGAGAACATGAGCGGCTTCGTGTGCCCCCACTGCTCT gAATGCACAAACATCTTCTCCAAAGGGGGGGGCGAGGAGCTGGCCAAGCACGCCGGGGTGCCCTTCCTGG GCTGCGTCCCCCTGgacccccagctcagccagagctTGGAAGAAGGCAGAGACTTCATCCAAGAGTTTCCCAagagctctgccttccctgccttgACTCACATTGCCCAGCAGATCTTGGATACATCACAGAGGAGCTCCTGA